A genomic region of Pseudoalteromonas piscicida contains the following coding sequences:
- a CDS encoding alpha/beta hydrolase-fold protein, protein MRFIILLVLMLLAALSKVYGQTLEQQAITIGSKITFASKILSENREVMVYTPNDYDPKKQYQVLYLLDAEFFFTQTVGIVESLVSTGKIPATIVVGLKTTVRTRDYLPPINGEPQSDRQRWIKEKFPQFGKTAEFTAFLTRELFPFIESQYSLKPNRTLVGYSNGGIYGLHTFLNKPEIFTNYLLVSPPGWWGEEELDQQFKALSNSTHDLRRNLYISIAGEGGDFYTNGMRVASNLKALRSKEVNWQFSLKELETHQTTFYPSLYEGLTKLFDDFYFELNEEAGKYAHISDIEDYYLKLSKRYEFDVLVPESIYRALADAQTSHKRLDAALATLNAFVTRYPDSSYAHASLGHGYLENKAYNKALKSFNHALQLAKAQQVDDPSVYDYFESMIAQAKSKIVQ, encoded by the coding sequence ATGCGTTTTATTATTTTGCTAGTGTTAATGCTACTTGCTGCATTGAGCAAGGTGTATGGGCAAACATTAGAACAACAAGCCATCACGATTGGGTCTAAAATAACCTTTGCATCTAAGATATTAAGTGAGAATAGGGAGGTCATGGTTTATACGCCAAATGATTATGACCCTAAGAAACAATATCAAGTGTTGTACTTACTCGATGCTGAATTCTTTTTTACCCAAACCGTGGGTATTGTGGAGTCTTTGGTTAGCACTGGAAAAATACCTGCTACCATCGTTGTTGGGTTGAAAACCACGGTGAGAACTAGAGACTACTTACCGCCAATTAACGGTGAGCCCCAAAGTGATAGACAGCGCTGGATTAAAGAGAAGTTTCCTCAATTTGGCAAGACAGCCGAATTTACAGCCTTCTTAACTCGGGAGTTATTTCCTTTCATTGAGTCGCAATATTCACTCAAACCTAATCGTACGTTAGTAGGGTATTCCAATGGTGGGATCTACGGACTACACACCTTTTTAAATAAGCCAGAGATATTTACTAATTATCTGCTTGTTAGTCCGCCAGGTTGGTGGGGTGAGGAAGAGCTGGATCAGCAGTTTAAAGCACTTAGCAACTCAACGCATGATTTACGTCGCAATCTGTATATTAGTATCGCAGGGGAAGGTGGCGACTTTTACACCAACGGTATGCGAGTTGCGTCAAACCTGAAAGCACTCAGATCAAAAGAGGTAAATTGGCAATTTAGCCTTAAAGAATTGGAAACGCATCAAACTACGTTTTATCCAAGTCTCTATGAAGGATTAACGAAACTTTTTGACGATTTCTACTTTGAGCTCAATGAAGAAGCCGGAAAATATGCGCATATCTCTGATATTGAAGATTATTATCTAAAGCTTTCTAAGCGCTATGAGTTTGATGTGTTAGTGCCAGAGTCTATATACAGAGCACTTGCTGACGCGCAAACCAGCCATAAACGCCTAGACGCTGCGCTCGCGACTTTAAATGCATTTGTCACGCGTTATCCCGACTCGTCTTATGCCCATGCCAGCCTAGGCCATGGATATTTAGAGAACAAAGCGTATAACAAGGCGCTGAAAAGCTTTAATCACGCCTTGCAACTTGCGAAAGCACAGCAAGTCGACGATCCGTCAGTATATGATTATTTCGAAAGCATGATAGCTCAAGCAAAAAGCAAAATCGTGCAGTAA
- a CDS encoding winged helix-turn-helix domain-containing protein: MELKQFLIADHLVDVNRNHIVIDQQTYALPPKAIAVLCELAKQPGEVVSFEQLLNTVWHDRVVSPNTLQRCIFQIRQVFKYADSELEFIKTHSKKGYSLEAPVTSINDKPSAHKATQKSRPRAAKFGVAALAVVITAYLFTVIIQPKTNPRVPIQPTFTPMTTSDAWDANASYSPDGQWIVFQRFSDNCHSQLWVKNLVSHKTSRLTARQGVYGKPSWSHDAKQLTFTERSHCKAQETSPFCWSLNTLDVDTAINSPQNPHAVIACQEKPMWRANWMKNGEISYLSHLRPKQAVPYLFDLKTKKSRTTEYLPNFENYTLDYLANQNVFAMVSIDEHNSHHLNIYNPDKTPTITAKIVLPHELSPLQPIEVSYHPSGEYLLASTTNGLYKLQTNGRMIALDTGGRKNLREASFSADGKQILATQINADTDIFTLSLAQIRNHQTASAAKIARTTMKEDNPQFQPHGDHIAFTSTRTGSRQIWLYNDQGVSQLTDSQHDNISKRIVWSPAGNEIAGTTQKGLTLWSLNGDKTLIANSLAIDSVLQWLTPTTLLVTARENGNAGLYIINKDTKEASLIVSENVVWAVQVDSEHFLYQDMSQRFWLVNTNTAPVPTEIHALRAQLAQPFAVYKDGILYGVNNDNQLWSYHLSAGIYQHLAEVPSNSRYLADFNGETFLFTQMHLMQKHIVSFNTPDDQGT; the protein is encoded by the coding sequence ATGGAATTAAAGCAGTTTTTGATTGCAGATCACCTTGTAGATGTAAATCGCAATCATATTGTTATCGACCAACAGACTTATGCGCTCCCCCCTAAAGCAATAGCGGTGCTTTGTGAATTGGCAAAACAACCAGGAGAAGTGGTGAGCTTTGAGCAACTACTTAACACCGTTTGGCACGACAGAGTTGTTTCTCCAAATACATTGCAGCGCTGCATTTTCCAAATTCGCCAAGTATTCAAATATGCTGATAGTGAGTTAGAGTTTATAAAAACGCACAGTAAAAAAGGCTATAGTTTAGAGGCACCCGTTACGTCGATAAACGATAAGCCGAGCGCGCATAAAGCGACTCAAAAATCTCGCCCACGCGCTGCAAAATTTGGGGTAGCGGCACTAGCCGTAGTTATCACGGCTTATCTCTTTACGGTTATAATTCAACCAAAGACCAACCCCAGAGTGCCTATTCAACCTACTTTTACTCCAATGACCACAAGTGACGCATGGGATGCAAATGCCAGCTACTCACCTGATGGCCAATGGATTGTTTTTCAGCGCTTTAGCGATAATTGCCATAGTCAGCTTTGGGTAAAAAATCTAGTCTCGCACAAAACCTCTCGTTTAACCGCTCGCCAGGGCGTATACGGAAAACCAAGTTGGTCACACGACGCAAAGCAACTAACTTTTACCGAACGGAGTCATTGCAAGGCTCAAGAGACGTCTCCCTTTTGCTGGTCTTTAAACACACTAGATGTCGATACCGCAATCAACTCACCACAAAATCCACATGCCGTTATCGCTTGCCAAGAAAAGCCCATGTGGCGTGCAAATTGGATGAAAAACGGCGAGATAAGTTACTTATCTCATTTGCGCCCTAAACAAGCAGTGCCCTACCTTTTTGATTTAAAAACAAAAAAAAGCCGCACTACCGAGTATTTGCCAAACTTTGAAAACTACACTCTTGACTACCTTGCAAATCAAAATGTTTTCGCCATGGTAAGCATTGATGAGCACAACTCTCATCACCTGAATATTTACAATCCCGATAAGACGCCAACGATCACGGCAAAGATAGTACTACCGCACGAATTGTCACCATTGCAGCCAATTGAAGTCAGTTACCACCCAAGCGGCGAGTATTTGCTCGCATCGACGACCAACGGACTTTATAAACTGCAAACCAACGGGAGAATGATTGCTCTTGATACTGGGGGCAGAAAGAATCTAAGAGAGGCTTCTTTTTCAGCTGATGGAAAACAGATCTTAGCGACACAGATAAATGCCGATACCGATATTTTTACCTTAAGTCTTGCTCAAATACGAAATCACCAAACCGCTTCGGCAGCAAAGATAGCCAGAACAACAATGAAGGAGGACAACCCACAGTTTCAACCTCATGGTGATCATATTGCTTTTACATCTACACGTACTGGTTCAAGGCAAATATGGCTTTACAATGATCAAGGTGTTTCACAGCTCACCGATTCACAGCATGACAATATCAGCAAACGAATTGTGTGGTCTCCTGCGGGTAATGAGATAGCTGGCACAACGCAAAAAGGACTCACGTTGTGGTCTTTAAATGGTGATAAAACCCTCATTGCTAATTCGCTTGCCATTGATTCTGTCCTGCAGTGGCTAACGCCAACGACGTTATTGGTCACAGCAAGGGAGAATGGAAATGCTGGACTTTACATTATTAATAAAGATACCAAAGAAGCCTCGCTCATTGTTTCTGAAAATGTAGTTTGGGCCGTGCAAGTAGATAGTGAACATTTTCTTTATCAAGATATGAGTCAGCGTTTTTGGCTTGTTAACACAAACACAGCTCCTGTACCGACTGAGATCCATGCGTTACGCGCTCAGTTAGCGCAGCCATTTGCCGTTTATAAAGACGGTATATTGTACGGCGTAAACAACGACAACCAACTATGGTCTTATCATCTCAGTGCAGGGATATATCAACACCTTGCAGAGGTACCCAGTAACAGCCGCTACTTGGCAGATTTTAACGGTGAAACCTTTTTGTTTACTCAAATGCATTTGATGCAAAAGCATATCGTGTCATTTAATACACCTGATGATCAAGGCACATAG
- a CDS encoding monovalent cation:proton antiporter-2 (CPA2) family protein, which yields MQSIFAQVFALLLCAVILVWSFKRIGLPPILAYLLTGVIAGSHGIGWMSDSQEIHFMAELGIVFLLFSLGLEFSVPKLMAMRNVVFGLGSLQVIVTTIIGMLVLRFMQYEWVGAFVIASLIALSSTAVVVKLLKELGMLNTRHGQLGIGMLLFQDIAVVPLLIAFPLISSASNSELASALLFAFAKGAVVCLVLWAIGKWLLPKIFNEIALVRTDELFVLSTLVVALCAGSLTYAFGLSMALGAFLAGMMLGESQYRHQLEAEIRPFRDILMGLFFVTVGMQLDIPYVLDQFIYIVAALGAVLVIKVLIIVGVAQLMGERKKDAWGAGILIWQMGEFGFVLVALASKHQLLDKNEVSFLITLGVLSMALTPYLISKTAHILNILGIEKDWQPEAPSGYNAADLKNHVVIFGYARVGQTIARFLRPEAIPYIAVERNPQIVQDAQIAGEPVLFGHAAQKTLLKSANIDKARLVIITFDDFEQTQVVVDAIRRRTHEVKILVRMKDDSYMEQLKAMGVAEVVPETLEASLMLVSHVLYMSGVPMRRIFRRVSKERENRYPYLHGFFAGDSNDLHEVTGERLEYLHAIALPDHAFAVNKSIAELELKVKRVDITALRRDGEEIAQPDEQTILRVNDVLLLKGKPRRVERAEQFLLDGLP from the coding sequence TTGCAAAGTATCTTCGCGCAGGTTTTTGCCTTGCTATTATGTGCTGTGATTTTAGTCTGGTCCTTTAAGCGGATTGGCTTGCCGCCTATTCTGGCTTATTTGCTCACTGGAGTAATTGCGGGCAGTCACGGCATTGGATGGATGAGTGATAGCCAAGAAATTCACTTTATGGCTGAGCTTGGAATTGTGTTCTTACTGTTCAGTTTAGGGCTTGAATTTTCCGTGCCAAAATTAATGGCAATGCGAAACGTAGTATTCGGCTTGGGGAGTTTACAGGTCATTGTGACCACGATCATCGGGATGTTAGTGTTGCGTTTTATGCAATATGAGTGGGTGGGCGCATTTGTGATTGCGAGCCTCATTGCTCTCTCTTCTACAGCGGTTGTGGTTAAGCTGTTAAAAGAGCTGGGGATGCTCAACACACGCCATGGTCAGCTCGGTATTGGCATGTTGTTATTCCAAGATATTGCCGTTGTGCCACTGCTCATCGCGTTTCCGCTTATTTCCTCTGCGAGTAATTCAGAGCTGGCGTCAGCGCTTCTTTTTGCGTTTGCCAAGGGAGCGGTTGTGTGTCTGGTTTTATGGGCAATAGGTAAGTGGTTACTACCTAAAATATTTAACGAAATCGCATTAGTAAGAACAGATGAGCTCTTTGTTTTATCTACTTTAGTTGTTGCCCTGTGCGCGGGTTCGCTCACTTATGCATTCGGACTTTCAATGGCGCTCGGCGCATTTTTAGCGGGCATGATGTTAGGGGAAAGCCAATATCGGCATCAGCTTGAGGCAGAAATTAGACCGTTTCGAGATATTCTAATGGGACTCTTTTTTGTCACAGTGGGTATGCAACTAGATATTCCTTATGTGCTCGACCAGTTTATTTATATTGTTGCAGCACTTGGCGCCGTGCTTGTGATCAAAGTGTTGATCATCGTTGGCGTTGCGCAGTTAATGGGAGAGCGTAAAAAAGACGCTTGGGGCGCTGGTATTTTGATCTGGCAAATGGGGGAATTTGGCTTTGTATTGGTTGCTCTTGCCAGTAAACATCAATTATTAGACAAGAATGAAGTGTCCTTCTTGATCACGCTTGGCGTGTTGTCTATGGCGTTAACGCCTTATCTTATTAGTAAAACCGCGCATATTCTCAATATCTTGGGAATAGAAAAAGACTGGCAACCCGAAGCGCCAAGTGGTTATAACGCGGCTGATTTAAAAAATCATGTTGTGATTTTTGGCTACGCGCGTGTTGGTCAAACTATCGCACGATTTTTACGTCCAGAGGCTATTCCATATATTGCGGTAGAGCGCAACCCGCAAATTGTACAAGACGCACAAATTGCGGGTGAGCCCGTGTTATTTGGTCATGCGGCACAAAAAACACTGTTAAAGTCAGCAAATATTGATAAAGCGCGCTTGGTTATCATTACCTTTGATGACTTTGAACAGACGCAGGTGGTTGTTGACGCCATTCGTCGGCGTACCCACGAAGTGAAGATCTTGGTACGCATGAAAGATGACAGCTACATGGAGCAATTAAAAGCCATGGGCGTCGCAGAAGTTGTGCCAGAAACTTTAGAGGCAAGTTTGATGCTGGTTTCCCATGTGCTGTACATGTCTGGCGTGCCAATGCGCAGGATTTTTCGTCGCGTCAGTAAAGAGCGAGAAAATCGTTATCCGTATTTACATGGTTTTTTTGCTGGAGACAGCAATGATCTGCATGAAGTCACAGGCGAGCGACTAGAATATTTGCATGCCATTGCTTTGCCTGACCATGCATTTGCCGTTAACAAGTCAATCGCTGAGCTTGAGCTCAAGGTTAAGCGCGTTGATATTACTGCATTAAGACGGGACGGCGAAGAAATTGCTCAACCAGATGAGCAAACCATTTTACGCGTTAATGATGTTTTGCTGTTAAAGGGGAAACCCCGCCGCGTTGAACGTGCGGAGCAGTTTTTACTCGATGGCCTGCCATAA
- a CDS encoding GGDEF domain-containing protein: protein MENVHILTQRLPTRGDYLPFNSEQYSTQGGEHYARLVDKLQTTLNIEELLTIYAEHVARISKISGLQFHCSLGVFQMKDSDSQFPASTFDLELEKEHLGQLVYFSEFPFSEAIKAKLSKLHACLIYPMRNALMYNRVLQLATKDSLTGLYNRSQFADNLEEKLERCRRQHRNFSLMLLDLDNFKQVNDVHGHKAGDEVLVEFSRILQTSTRATDSVFRFGGDEFAILIDDPAFTTNKVIAERIMEAVRKSSMLAKYTVTTSIGFTLASSHDTADNIFARSDSGLYRAKAAGRNCARAV from the coding sequence ATGGAAAATGTCCATATTTTGACACAAAGATTGCCGACCAGAGGCGATTACTTGCCGTTCAATTCTGAACAGTATAGTACGCAAGGCGGTGAACACTACGCGCGATTAGTCGACAAACTTCAGACAACGCTCAACATTGAAGAGCTGTTGACTATTTATGCGGAGCATGTGGCAAGAATTTCAAAAATTTCGGGACTCCAGTTCCACTGTAGCCTTGGCGTCTTTCAGATGAAGGACAGCGATAGCCAATTTCCGGCTAGTACATTTGATCTTGAGCTCGAAAAAGAGCACTTAGGCCAGTTGGTGTATTTCAGTGAGTTTCCATTTAGTGAAGCGATCAAGGCAAAATTGTCAAAATTACACGCCTGTTTAATTTACCCAATGCGTAATGCCTTGATGTACAACCGTGTATTGCAATTAGCAACCAAGGACTCACTGACTGGACTTTACAATCGCAGCCAGTTCGCAGATAACTTAGAAGAAAAGCTTGAGCGATGCCGTCGTCAACATCGTAATTTCAGCCTTATGCTTTTAGATTTAGACAACTTTAAACAGGTGAATGATGTTCATGGTCATAAAGCCGGTGATGAAGTGTTGGTTGAGTTTTCACGTATTTTGCAAACCTCAACGCGCGCAACGGATTCAGTATTTAGATTCGGTGGTGATGAGTTCGCCATTTTAATTGACGACCCAGCGTTTACAACCAACAAAGTGATCGCAGAAAGAATTATGGAAGCCGTAAGAAAGTCGAGCATGTTGGCTAAATATACGGTGACCACAAGCATTGGCTTTACGCTGGCATCGAGCCATGATACTGCCGACAATATATTTGCTCGTTCGGATAGCGGCTTATACCGCGCAAAAGCAGCCGGACGAAACTGCGCTCGCGCAGTATAA
- the tilS gene encoding tRNA lysidine(34) synthetase TilS, whose product MINSRVYQQVESSLKVLSSSLDAKGLCIALSGGVDSVVLLHLCREYANKHNIALQAVYVNHGLSQHASQWQQFCQSLCETLKVPFVAKQVSITRKARTSLEAQAREARYQALDDAAKAGFAIVLGQHADDQVETFLLRLKRGSGLLGLGAMRATTQLASGRYCIRPLLAVSRGEIEAFAQQCGLEHITDESNADDAFDRNFLRNQVIPLLTSRFNGFVGNTLRSIDILQRQQTIIDEVSEEDLQKCHCRMALNITALQQLSCARRDNVIRLWLSKQGIEMPSQKQLDEIVQQAFSSRQDSQLEIRFKQGAVRRYRDALYWVTETSQKHDIETVNLNELSGQSTPVAMQTGKGLRKPFSDEIVSIRYGRLKDKIKPQGKPGSNTLKHWLKDLHIPSWERDSIAVVYYNDTPVAVNGLFVSTEHAEDNGIIWVVKDD is encoded by the coding sequence ATGATTAATAGTCGGGTTTACCAACAAGTAGAGTCAAGTTTAAAGGTATTGAGTTCCAGCCTTGACGCCAAAGGGTTGTGCATTGCTTTATCTGGTGGTGTGGATTCGGTTGTGTTGCTCCATCTTTGTCGAGAATATGCAAATAAGCATAACATTGCACTCCAAGCGGTTTATGTTAATCATGGCTTATCTCAGCACGCTTCGCAGTGGCAGCAATTTTGCCAATCACTTTGTGAAACACTCAAAGTTCCCTTTGTTGCAAAACAGGTTTCGATTACTCGGAAAGCCCGTACTAGCCTTGAAGCGCAAGCACGCGAAGCTCGCTATCAAGCATTAGATGACGCGGCCAAAGCAGGTTTTGCAATCGTACTTGGGCAACATGCCGATGACCAAGTAGAAACTTTCTTACTGAGATTAAAGCGTGGGTCAGGGTTACTCGGGCTTGGAGCGATGAGAGCGACAACTCAGCTGGCATCTGGGCGATATTGTATTCGTCCGTTACTTGCCGTTAGTCGTGGCGAGATTGAAGCATTTGCACAGCAGTGTGGCCTTGAGCATATTACTGATGAGTCCAACGCCGACGATGCGTTTGACCGTAACTTTTTACGCAATCAGGTGATCCCTTTACTTACCTCTCGATTCAATGGTTTTGTAGGTAACACACTGCGTAGTATCGATATTTTACAGCGCCAACAAACCATAATTGATGAGGTGAGTGAAGAAGATTTGCAAAAGTGTCATTGTCGGATGGCGCTAAACATCACGGCTTTACAACAGCTCTCTTGTGCAAGAAGAGATAATGTCATCAGACTGTGGTTATCAAAGCAGGGCATAGAGATGCCGAGTCAAAAACAGTTGGATGAAATTGTACAACAGGCGTTTTCATCACGCCAAGATAGCCAACTTGAAATACGTTTTAAGCAAGGCGCGGTGAGGCGTTATCGTGATGCACTTTATTGGGTAACGGAAACTAGCCAAAAGCATGATATTGAGACCGTGAATCTCAACGAACTCAGCGGGCAAAGTACACCTGTCGCTATGCAAACGGGCAAGGGGCTCCGCAAACCTTTCTCGGACGAAATCGTTAGCATTCGCTACGGCAGACTTAAAGATAAAATCAAACCACAGGGCAAACCTGGCTCTAATACCTTGAAACATTGGCTAAAAGATTTACACATTCCAAGCTGGGAGCGTGATTCTATTGCGGTTGTTTATTACAATGATACACCGGTTGCGGTGAACGGACTGTTTGTGAGTACCGAACACGCAGAGGACAATGGCATTATTTGGGTAGTAAAAGATGACTGA
- the accA gene encoding acetyl-CoA carboxylase carboxyl transferase subunit alpha, with the protein MSLNYLEFELPIAELEAKIKELQNVSRSGDLDLSLEEEISRLKDKNVEQTKKIFDGLGAWQVSQLARHPLRPYTRDYIERIFTEFDEFAGDRTFANDPAILGGVARLDDKPVMIIGQQKGRDTAEKIKRNFGMPKPEGYRKALRLMEMAERFKMPIITFIDTPGAYPGVGAEERGQSEAIARNLKVMAALKVPTICTVIGEGGSGGALAIGVGDRVNMLQYSTYSVISPEGCASILWKSADKASLAAEAMGVSASRVKELDLINNIIEEPLGGAHRNYDAMAKNLKVQLKRDLADLEALSTEEMLDQRYKRLMSFGYC; encoded by the coding sequence ATGAGCCTCAATTATCTTGAATTTGAACTTCCAATCGCTGAATTGGAAGCAAAGATCAAAGAATTACAAAACGTTAGTCGCTCTGGCGATTTAGATCTTAGCCTTGAAGAAGAGATCAGCCGCTTAAAAGACAAAAATGTTGAGCAAACAAAGAAAATTTTCGACGGTTTAGGCGCTTGGCAAGTGTCTCAATTAGCACGTCATCCGCTTCGTCCATATACTCGTGACTATATTGAACGCATTTTTACCGAGTTTGACGAGTTCGCAGGCGACCGTACTTTTGCTAACGATCCGGCTATTCTTGGTGGTGTTGCACGTCTTGACGACAAGCCAGTAATGATTATCGGTCAGCAAAAAGGTCGTGACACGGCTGAAAAAATCAAACGTAACTTTGGTATGCCAAAGCCTGAAGGCTACCGTAAAGCATTGCGCTTAATGGAAATGGCTGAACGCTTTAAGATGCCAATCATTACCTTTATCGATACTCCGGGAGCTTACCCGGGTGTAGGCGCTGAAGAGCGCGGTCAAAGTGAAGCGATTGCACGTAACCTTAAGGTGATGGCAGCGCTCAAAGTGCCAACCATTTGTACTGTGATCGGTGAAGGCGGCTCTGGTGGCGCATTGGCTATTGGGGTAGGTGACAGAGTAAACATGCTGCAATACAGCACGTATTCTGTAATTTCACCTGAAGGTTGTGCTTCTATTCTTTGGAAGAGCGCAGACAAAGCGTCACTTGCCGCTGAAGCTATGGGTGTATCAGCCTCTCGCGTAAAAGAGCTGGATCTTATCAATAACATCATCGAAGAGCCGCTAGGTGGCGCACACCGCAATTACGATGCGATGGCGAAAAACCTGAAAGTGCAGCTTAAACGTGACTTGGCTGATCTTGAAGCACTAAGCACCGAAGAGATGTTAGATCAGCGTTATAAGCGCCTGATGTCATTTGGTTATTGTTAA